Genomic DNA from Eriocheir sinensis breed Jianghai 21 unplaced genomic scaffold, ASM2467909v1 Scaffold658, whole genome shotgun sequence:
CCGGCAGGACCACGTTCACGTTGGCGTGGAACCGTGGCTCCAGGAAGAATGGGACGGACAGCCTGccaaaggaaaggtgagagaggttTGGAGATGTTGTTTGCCGTTTGAGTTCCTTTTGCTCTTAGGCTTAGAATAGATAGtgcctgggggaggaggaaggaaaggctgtgTGGGAATGGCGagtttgtgttggtgatggttaggttaggttagtggtgcAGTGTTACCAAACCCAACACACATATACTTTCACGAACCCTGACCTCCAAAATCTTtcaaagggtcatattcttacgtATCTAGCCTAATATATCCATCCTAACCTAtccaacttaacttaacctaatttaacctatctactattccaacaacaacaacaaataaaattacctatccaacctaacccaaccaacctACACACACCtattccaccaccaacaacagcaacaaccttaCCAAACCAACCTAGTCCAGCCTAACatagcctaccaccaccaccaccaccaccaggctcaccTATCACCACAGCAGTCGATCACGCGGTGTTTGGTAGCCTTGAGAGCCCCGCCGCTGGTGTAGGAGAGCAGCTGGCCGATGTCCATGACGAGGTGGCCGGGTTTGTGCGTCACATCGATGATGGAGTCGTCCTTCCACCAGCGAACCTGCAGCCCCGGGTACTCGGCAAAGGTGGCCAGCAGCGCGACCATCGTGGTGTCCTGGTGTTCGGCCGTCTGGATCactgtaggggaggagggaaagtgtgtgaaAAGGAGATGTGGTTCGAGTGCGTGTTTCTTTTGGTTTTAGAGATAGAATAGGTGACGAAAACTTACTGCATGACGGAACTTTGGTGCCTCGCTGACTGTATCACTATaacgatggaggaagaaagatggcagAAGGTGTGTTTAATGTTTTGATGGTCTTTTGTTTTAAGGCtcagaaaaagtgataaaatatCTTTGCTCATGGCTTAATATGTCTGTTTGGCTGCTTGGATTactgtgagagggaggaagaaagagaaaaggtgtctCAAGCAGGTATTTTTGCGATCTCTCAGTTCCTTGTTTTTAGActaagaagagatgaggaaggagatgataacGTGGCAAGACTTTCAATTTACCCGGAAGAAAGGAGTTTGAAGAAGACGTGAAAAGAATATGTCAGCTAGTTTTGCTTGAGGACATAGAGAATGCAATGTAAGATGACGATAATTgaaaggtgatgaagatgataacgTATTGCAAGACCATCAATTTACCCGGAAGAAAGGCGTTTGAAGAGGCCGTGAATAGAACATATCAGTTACTATTGCTTGAAAACCCAGAGAATGCAATGTAAGCTGACGATAACGTGAAAGGTGATAAAGAATATGATAACGTACTACAAGACCATCACTTTACCCGGAAGAAAGGCGTTTGAAGAGGCTGTGAATAGAACATATCAATTTGCTTTTAGACCCAGAGAATGCAATGTAAGATGGCGATAACGTGAAAGGTGATAAAGAAGATGATAGAATAACGTATAGCAAGACCATCAATTTACCCGGAAGAAAGGCGTTTGAAGAGGCCGTGAATAGAACATATCAGTTACTTCTCCTTTTAGACTCAGAGAAGGCAATGTAAAATGACGATAACGTGGAAGGTGATAAAGATGATAACGCATAGCAAGACCATCAATTTACCTGGAAGAAAGGAGTCTTAAGAGGCCGGGAATAGACCATATCAGTTACTTTTGCTTTTAGACTCAGAGAAGGCAATGAAAGATGGCGATAACTTAAAAAGGTGATACAGATGATGACCTTACAAGACACACCATCACTTACCCGCGTCACCGTCACGGGCTTCATATGTCGGGTTGGGTCTGGCCGGGTAGCGGATGAGCCGGAGCGTGGAGAGATGCGGATCCCTGAAGATGTCGGCGTAGAAGTCGCTGGGTGCTCCGTAACCTTCCGCAATCAGGCTCAGCAGCTCCCGCGAAGCCTCGGTCATCTTCTCGTGGTAGACCTCCATCCATGTCTGacagaaagagaggtggaggaatggtAAAGATGAGAGGTAGATGTAGATGAATATAGTGTTGATTAGTGGTAGATAAgtaaagaaaggcaagaagaaggaaggaaagatagccagaacgaaagaaagaaagaaaaaaagagaggttggTAAAAGGgttgaaagattgaaagaaagaaaaagaaagacaaaaagagagaaaaacgaaagaaaaacaaacaaataaaaagaaaaaaaaggaagaaaaagaaaaagaaaaaacacacaaaaaacaaagaaaaatataaaaaagatacaaaaatatacgaaagaacgaaagaaaaacagaaaggttgaaaaaataactgaaaggttgaaagaaaggaaaagaaagacagaaagagagaaaaaacgaaagaaaaacaaacaattaaaaataaagtaaataaaaaaaatatatatatataaaaagatagaaaagaaaaagaaaaagagaatctaACATCCTATCCCCTTACCCTGAAGTTCCTGCCCTCCTCGGATTCCTCTAGACTCTAGAGGCCATTGGTTGTCCTCGATGATGAACTTCTCCTCCAGCGATATGAGTCCCTCCTTCGGCTTCCCCTGCTTCGGCCTGATCTCGAAGGCTAGGAAGGAGAGgacgcggtggttgtggtggtggtaggggtggtgtgtgtgatggtggtggtaggggtggtgctgggtagtggtggtggtgatgatggtggtggtgcaggcgaatttAAGTTCCTCATCACCATTCTTACATTCGTTTCACCTTCAATTCACTATCTTCATAgccaccactataaccaccaccaccaccaccatcatctgggTAAATAGCTCACTGATCAATCGACtgattacagacagacagacagacagatgaatattCTCGTTCGTGTCGTGTTTCGTCAATATTATTCAAATTTATCAACGTGCATAATTTGTTTCTATATAAAGAGAGTATAACCCTCTTGATAACGTACTTACTGCATGTCGTGTCATTGTACCTCATTACAGCTTCGAGTCATTTGCGTCACTTATCATTCAGAATCGTTTTTATTTTGTCACGCACCTGGAACTAGAAACAGAGACCGAATCCAGAGTAGCTTGCTGATTGGTTAGGTCACAGCATTATCTTGTATGGTCGCGAGAAGGGAACTCGTAACCGTGTATCATAACAGCCATCGAAACAAACAGATGATCTCACTTATCGGTTCGGTCGACACGCAATGCAACAACGAGACCGACAAACCACAAAGAAGAAGTAACAGATGAAATTACTCCGAAAGTTACTCCAGACCCACACttgatctcccttctttctctataagACATCAAGTTCTTATATATCCTCAAGGTCTATGCCAAGTTTCGAAGTCATCCCTCACGTTCTATCGTTCTCAAGTTTTATGCCAAGTTCAGAAGTAATCCCTCAAGTTTTAGTGAGTTTTCAAGTTCTTAAAGCCCTCAAGTTCTTATAACTCCTCAAATTCTATCAGTCATCAAGTTCAAAAAATTTATCGAGTCATTCCTCTCATTCTAGCAGGTCTTCAAGTTCTGTGCCAAATTCCCAAAGTCATCCTTCATGTTCTAGTAAGTTCTCAAGTTTTCATAAATCCTCAAATTCTGTCAGTCATCAAGTTTTAATAATTTCTCAAGTCATTCACCACGCTCTAGCAGGTCTTCAAGTTATGTGCCAAACTCCCAAGTCATCCCTCATTCTGCCAAGTCCTCTAAGTCCCCCAGTCATCCCTCAGTCCTCACCTTCCTTGTGGGACACGGCGCCGGGGATGACAGGAAAGTATCCGCGGTACTCGTTGCTGCACTTAGGGTTGAAAGACTTCTTGGAGATGGCCATCCTCTGCTCCATCGGCAGGCTGGCGGAGGGAGGAGTGGTGAAGAGATGGTTATAAAAGAgacaggggaaaagagaggaagagaagaggcagtGGGTGGATAGGTAAGGGACATAGTGCAGCTAGATGAGAGACGGAGCAAGTAGATATTAActtgagaggaagagacggacagAAACcgagaccaccgttgccagattatcgtactcggagcatcacgTATCCCGGCTTCTCACCctttaaatatcaccaggaaacaagaataattaaccttttcaacgataacaacacaaaaagccagttattggggcACATGAGGCAGCTTTTGTGGTTGAAATCGGGGAATATGagagactgagtacgacaatcgggTAACGTTGATTCCGAGACGCGTGAACAGACCCACCGATCTCAAACACTTCGATGTCCAAgaccacacacacatttgacaaagctttcgtaggagttgcgggcatttcaaCGGGTAGTCTCAAATAAAGATCCACAGAGTCAAGTGGAGAAGCAGGGACAACGATAAAGACACGGAATAGCGACGAATACAAAGGAACGGAGACCCAGAACGATAAATATGGATTAGggacaaagaaatacaaatacGAAGAGACGCGGAGACCCACacaaaggaggacaaagaagacgaagacagatAGGgaaccacgaagaagaagaagaggaagaagaagaagaaggagaagaagaagaagaagaagaagaaagagaaaaagaagaagaagaaaaaggagaagaagaagaagaggaagaagaagaagatgatgatgctgggatgaaaggaacgggaaagaaaagagaggatgaagggcgagggaaggaaaggaaaggacaaacgaaaggagaaaaagtggaaaggaggaagagaaaaaaaaacagaattaaggtacaggagagaaaataggataaaTAATATGCtcgtaaggaagataaagaagaagaagaagaaaaagaaggagacccacacagacacaaccccccgCCTCGACACCTGAAGAACCACTTGGAGTGTCGCAGCAGCGCCTCCTCGTCGTAGCCGTCCACGTTCTTGAGGTAGATGAAGCCCACGGTGGTGAGCGCCTCGTGCAGCTCCTTCACCAGGCCGGCCCGCGTGTGACCCTTGGCCAGGCTCAGGTCGATGACGGGCaggaccttctcttcctcctgtatgagcgagagagagatggatagatagatcgataaagagttagatagatatagatagggatagatagagagagcttgagagagagaggtagagagagcaggatctgctcttcctcctgccgGGGCGAGAGAGAAAGTTAGACTGATAGAGAAATCgataaaaaaagtagatagagaattatatataaatagattgatagagagagctTGATAAATctagacagagaggtagagagggcagGATCTTCTTACCCACCAGTCGTGGTGagcgaaagatagatagatagatagaggtaataGAGATAAGAGATAGGTAGAGgttggtagagagagaaaaaaaaaatatatatatatatatatatatatatatatatatatatatatatatatatatatatatatatatatatatatatatatatatatatatagagagagagagagagagagagagagagagagagagagagagagagagagagagagagagtgagagtacaTGTGCCTTTATCATATCCTCCATCAGTTTTTCGCttcactcagaaaaaaaaacgacaacaacagAAGGTCAAAGTATAGATCAATGTTGCAAGAGCGGAAAAAAATATTTGATAAGAAGATAAGATATGCGAAActtcaaaaataaaaagaaagatcgtaaaatataaaaaaaagaaagaaaaaaacaatgtgtgtgtgtgtgtgtgtgtgtgtgtgtgtgtgtgtgtgtgtgtgtgtgtgtgtgtgtgtgtgtgtttacctatttgtagtatacaggaccTGAACTcaagctcggtcagtcctgtctcccactatatttgtccagcttttccttcaattttattttatgtgtgtgtgtgtgtgtgtgtgtgtgtgtgtgtgtgtgtacaagttcCTCTTACCATGTTCGGCGTAAAcacctgacacacaaacacacacacacacacactctaacacaAACACACTGTCTTCTCGGCACCACTTATGAGACGCAGCAGCTATCCGCTTCCTCCTCACGCCACGGCTTCGGGTGCTGCACTGCCACACGTCCAATCTCGCCCTCCCTTAAAAAGCTAAACTGTCAGAACTAATCAGTAATCACATCTAGTATGCCCCGTATTCTGAGACGCATTCGGGTCTCACAACAATatattccctttttattttattttttttacagcagaggaggcaattcaagggcaaaaacacgaacagcagcaacaaaataaaaaagccctCTATATTTTGCTtcgtacaaaaaataaagaagagcgaataaaaggtaaaaaacaaGATCAATTTCAGGTGCAGAGGTGTCTCGGTACTCTCCTTttgaatgaatgtgtagcggcagcTTAGGCCGCTACTGAGAAagccaaacatttctgtttgtgtgttttctagacAGCTACGTTATAGCTGGTATAGCGCCGTGTGATTCGTTACGGCCGTCTGTGTAGGTTCAGAGATACGACTGATAACCCGGTGGTGACTCCATTTATAAGCAAATTTATTCTCGAGAATATACACGTTTTTACATACGGTGATTGATTATTTACAGAAGTTCATATGCGCTAATATTTACAATACTTTgcattctaaactgccctctttcggattctatccctctctctgttcctttatctccagtttcctttccggccgttctatctctgcggtggtagacggtcactgctcttcccctaaaactatcaacagtggcgttccacagggctctgtcctatcacccactctcttcctgttattcatcaatgatcttctttctataacaaactgtcctgtccactcatacgccgacgactccactctgcattattcagcttctttcaatagaagaccctctcaacaagaagtacaccactccaggctggaggctgcagaacgcttaacctcagaccttgctatcatttccgattggggcagaaggaaccttgtgtccttcaatgcctcaaaaactcaatttctccacctatcaactcgacacaatattccaaacacctatcccctattcttcaacaacactcaactgtctccttcttcaacactaaacatcctcggtctatacttaactcaaaatctcaactggaaacttcatatatcctccctcgctaaatcagcttcttcgaggttgggctttctgtatcgtctccgccagttcttctcccccgcgcagttgctatccatataaaggggccttgtccgccctcgtatggagtatgcacgtgtgggggggctccacccacacagctcttctggacagagtggaggctaaggctctccgtctcatcagctctcctcctcttactgatagtcttctacctcttaaattccgccgcgatgttgcctctctttctgtcttctatcgatatttccacgctgactgctcttctgaacttgctaactgcatgcctccccccctcccgcggccccgctgcacacgactttctactcatgctcatccctatactgtctaaaccccttatgcaagagttaaccagcatcttcactctttcatccctcacgctggtaaactctggaacaatcttccttcatctgtatttcctcctgcctacgacttgaactctttcaagaggagggtatcacgacacctctcctcccgagtttaaccttgcttttggccgcctcttctgattcttttatgggagcagcgattaac
This window encodes:
- the LOC126993715 gene encoding 1-aminocyclopropane-1-carboxylate oxidase-like → MEVYHEKMTEASRELLSLIAEGYGAPSDFYADIFRDPHLSTLRLIRYPARPNPTYEARDGDAVIQTAEHQDTTMVALLATFAEYPGLQVRWWKDDSIIDVTHKPGHLVMDIGQLLSYTSGGALKATKHRVIDCCGDRLSVPFFLEPRFHANVNVVLPGCEQRESQPKYYGHWLLEGIRKWAEYKDLCRRIETQTAKTLYEGEEDEDEVMMWKK